DNA from Leptolyngbyaceae cyanobacterium:
TGGCCCTGGTTTATCTCCGAAAGCGCAAAAACAAATTTTAGAATCTTTTTCAATTGCCAAAAGGTCAGAAAAAGAGACTAGTTTGGCTTGTAGTTTCCGGATCGTAACTGCCAAGCATGGAGGTAAGTTGTTGATGCGTTCCGAACTAGGGAAAGGAACGGAATTCGAGATTATATTGCCTTTGATTTAAAAAATTAAAGCTAAATTATTTATAGATAGTAGCTTCACTATATTAAGTATAGTAAAATCTTTATATTTCTGATTTGACAGTTTATATTTACTCTTTAAATGCTTAGCTAAAGAAATAAGAAATATTAATTATTGTTAGATGCGCTTGACAGAAGTTAAGATGTAATTAAAGTAAAAAAACTATATCAATCACATCGGCATCTTAGTAGCATATTCCTTTAGATAGAGTTTATTTAGAGCTATGCAAGCAAATACTAATTTTAAGTTACACAATAACAATTCTGAAAAGCGTATGTATCAAAGTTCCCAAGAAATCATTGAAAAAGAAGGTTACTGGCTCAATACGCTGCTCAATGCAGTTGTTGATAGTTGGATCGTTAAGGACAAAGATGGTCGCTGGGTAATTGCTAACGATTCAGCCCAAAATTTATTCGGTTTACAGGGAATTGACTATCGAGGTAAGACGGATGTTGAATTAGCTGAGTATGGCGATTTAAACTGCGAAACTTTTTTGAATTCAGAAGTTTCTGATTTAGCAGTTTGGCAAGAAAAAAAGCCGATTTGTAACGAACAAGAAATCCTTTTAGCTGATGGGTCTAATAAAATTTTTGAAATCAAAAAAATACCCCTGTTTAGTTTGGAAGGTAATCCTCAAGCAATCGTAGTGATGTTGCGCGATATTACCGAGCATAAACAAACTCAAAAGCTCATCCAGGAATACCGCCATTACCACCTAGAACAGAGAGAAGATCGAGCGGTAAAATTAGAGTTACCCGAAAGGCAAATAAACAATCAAAATATCGAGCTACAGAAGCAAAGAAAGAAAGGTATTGCTAGTTTTCGGATGCGTCGGCTCGGACAAAAGTTTTGCTGTACGGTTTTTAATAGCAACCCCGAATTACAATTAAAAAAAGGTTTAATCAAAAAAATTGTTCGGAGTCTTCCAGTTATTTTATATTTCTTCGATTTAGCCAAGCAAAAATATATTTATTTAAATGAAGAGATCGAAAATATTCTTGGGTATCCAACTGAAGATATAAAAATTTTTAAACAAAATTTTATCCAAAATATTATTCATCAAGAAGATGTTCCTAAATTGGGGGAGAACTATCGACGGCTGGCTCAAGCGGTGGACGGTGAAATTATTCAAACTGCATATCGGGTTAGACACGCGAATGGGGAGTGGCGTTGGTTGGGGAATCGAGAAAGAGTGTTTAGTAGAACAGCTGAAGGTTTACCCGATCTGATTGTTGGTATGGCTGAAGATATTACCGAACAGCAAGCTGCGCTGAGCGATCGCAAACAAATAGAACAGGAATGGAACGAACGTGAAGAACGTCTTCGCAACCTTATTAATAGTGCGCCTTTTTTGTTATGGACGACTGATAGTAATGGATTATGTAATTTTTTAAACCAGGGTTGGTTAGATTTTACCGGACGCAGTTTGGAGGAAGAACTCGGTCACGGGTGGATGAAAAACATCCATTCAGAGGATGTCCAGTTCTACAAAGATACTTATTTTTCAGCGATCGCAAACCGTCAGTGTTTTGAAATAGTATATCGATTGAAAAGATATGATGGAGAATATCGCTGGATTTTAGATAAAGGAACTCCTTGGTTTAATAAGACAGGAGTTTTTGAGGGTTATATTGGCTCGTGTTTCGACATTACCAAACAAAAGCAAGCACAAGAAGCGTTAGGAGAAAATGAAGAAAGGTTCCGCCAAATGGCAGAGAACATTAATGAAGTTTTTTGGCTAGCTAATGCTGAGTTGAATCAATTTTTTTATATTAGTCCAGCTTGTGAAAAAATCTGGGGTATTAACTGTGAAAAATTATATGAAAATCCCTGGTTGTGGCTAGAGAATATTTATGCGGAAGATCGAGAAAATGCGATCGCATACATCAACAAATTACTGATTGAAAATGAGGATAAACACTATCAACAAGAGTATCGGATTCGGCGGTCTGATGGATCGATTAGCTGGATTTGCGATCGCGCTTTTCCGATTCGCGATCGATCCGGACAAATTTACCGCTTAGCTGGGATCGCTCAAGATATTACCGAACGCAAGTTAGCAGAGGAAGCGATTCGCCATCAAACTGAAAAAGAAAGAGTAGTAGCAGCAATTACCCAAAGAATTCGGCGTACCCTAAATTTAGAAGAAATTCTCAATATTGCCGTTTCCGAAGTACAACAATTGTTTGGTTGCGATCGCATTTTAATATATCGCGTCTGGCCAGAAGGAACTGGTAGCGTAGTTACAGAAGCAGTCGTACCCGGACGGGAAGCAATTCTGGGCATCACTTTCCCCGAAGAAGTATTTCCTCGCGACTACCATCAGTTATACTGTCAAGGGCGAGTAAGGGCGATTTCCGACGTACAAAATAGTACGATCGCACCTTGCTTAGCTGATTTTTTGCGAGAATTGGAAGTTAAAGCAAAATTAGTAGTACCTTTAATTCACGGCGAAGAACTCTGGGGACTATTAATCGCCCATCAATGTAGTGGCCCCCGCGATTGGCAACCTTTTGAAATTAGTTTGATGCAACAGCTAGCTAATCAATTAGCGATCGCAATTCAACAAGCTTCCCTGTTTGAACAACTGGAAATGGCTAACCAAGAACTACACCGTTTAGCTTGCTTGGATGGCTTAACGCAAGTAGCAAATCGTCGCAGTTTTGACGAATATATGCAGCGAGAATGGCGTCGGCTTTGTCGCGAAAAAGCCCCCTTAGCATTGATTTTATGCGATATCGATTACTTTAAAAATTATAACGATACTTACGGTCATCCAGCCGGAGATGAATGTTTAAAGAAGGTGGCAAACGCCATCCAGAAATCAGTCAAAAGACCGGCTGATTTTGTAGCGCGATATGGGGGAGAAGAATTTGCGATCGTACTGCCCAATACTAATGCTGAAGGCGCTATGAAAGTAGCAGAAAAAATTCGTTCCTACGTGACAGAATTAGAGATCGATCATGGCGCATCTTTAGTGAGTAAATATATTACTTTGAGCTTGGGCGTAGCTGTCACGGTTCCTACTATTACCTATTCTTTAAAACAATTAATTTATCTGGCTGATTTAGGGTTGTACGAAGCCAAATCTCAAGGGCGCAATCGAGCAGTTTTAAAAAGTAGCTAATCGTCATTAGTCATTGGTCATTGGTCATTTGCATTTTCTCCCTCTCTTTCCTAGTCCCTACCCCCTAACTATATATCCAATAAACCGGGCGGCGGGGTAATTTCCACCCGACCATTTTCGATGTCTACTACAGGTACGATCGCATTTACAAAAGGAATTAAAACCTGTTTATTATCATCGGTTTTTTTTGCTTGATCGTTCGTAGCAGCAGGACAACTAACTACCAACAAATCGTTACCAGCCGGAATTACATCTACCACTACGCCAACCATTTCGCCAGTCAGTTGGTTAACTACTTTTAAACCTACTAAGTCGCGGACGTGATATTCATCTTCTCCTAATTGCGGTCGATCGCTTTCCGGTACCATTAACTTACAACCGCGCAACTCTTCTGCGCGATCGCGATCGTCTATCCCTGCCAACTTGATCGCATATATTCCCTTATTAGGAATGTAGCGACCTGCTAATAATTGTACTGGTTGCGGTTCCTTTTCGCCCGATCGCAATAACCAACGTTCGCCTGGTTTTTCAAATCGTTCGGGAAAATCCGTATCGGGATAAACTCGCAATTCCCCTTTTAACCCTTGTGCAGCCACAATAGTACCGATTTCTAGCCAATCTGAACTTTTCATAGAATATCATCCAACTGAGATTTTGTTATTTCACTCAATATCCCATCCAGAAGCCGATATTTATCAGTTGGGGGTTCACCTAAACACTTTGAACACCATGCAAATAAGGTTCTGAGTGATGCACAGGTATCAGGGCGGGATAAAACATACTCTATATCTAGATTATCAAGAATTTCACCACCATGTTTTCGCTCGTTGAAACCACTATATTTTTGTTTGAGATCGCCTTTGGGATGGCGAATAGTTTCTACATCTCCTGCATAATCTGTTAAAGAAGTTCCCAGCACTGTATTGATAGCCTCAGCATGAGCAAAGTAGTAAGCTTCTAGCATATTAGCTAAAAAATGTACCGAGGCGCGATGTCTTTGGTCTTTTAGAATGGGATCGAGTGCATCTTTGTATCGCTCAAAAATTTGTTGTGCTTGACTTATGCGATCGTACTCAAGATCGTCCAACAAAACTACGTAGCTGCATGGCTTTTTCAGATAATCTCTGGCGGGATATCCTATTCTTTCAACGTCTTTGTTAGGGATAGCTTTACCGCTTCCAACCATCGTTATTTTTCGCTTACTTGAAGTTCTCGGTGTTAGCTGTTCGACTTTGCGAATAACTTCAAAATAGCAAATTCCTGACTTCATAAATGACTTGAATAACTTGGGAATATGATCCCGTTCCCCTTCTCCCGTAACAATCAAGCCAAAATAGAAAAAATAGCATGGCTGCTGACTGTTACTATCTTGACTATTCATTAATTTAGCACCTTTGATGGATGCTTACTTTGAGGAGCAATCATCTCAGCCATATAAAGAGAACCAGTGGCATATTCTTCCAGTAAATCCTGAATACCTTCTATTTCGCTAACCCGTTTCATTACTGTTCGCCCAATTTCATCAACTTCCGCAGCCAAAATATTTTCTGGTTCAAATTGACTAATAAGTACGGGAGAGTGAGTGGCAATAAATACCTGTTTATTCCATTTTTCAGTAGCAAGTTTGACTGCTTTTGCAAAAACTGCTAATGACCAAGGATGAAGCGATATTTCAGGCTCATCAAACAAAATTAGTGAATCGCGGTTAGCTCCCTCAGCAAACAAAGCCGTAAGATGAATAAGCATCTGAAGATGTCCGTCAGATACTCCTGATGCTTGAATCGGTTGGCTGCGTCCTTTTTCTAAGAAGCTACCATAAACTGTAGTTGGGCCAGTTGGATCGATGATAATATCTTTAAAAGATGGAAAGCTTTCTCTCATAAAATCTAGGATCGTGTCATATCGATCGTCCAATCCTCGCCTACCCTGTAAATTTCTCAAGACTGACCACAAATTTTGACACCTTTCCCATAACCAAGTTTGATAACTAGAGTCCGAGCCGTTTTTTTTGAGTCGGAATAAATCTGCGGATCGTGAGTGGTAAAAATGAACGAAGCGAAGTAATTTGTCAAAATCATAAGCCTCAGAAACTCTTGTTTCAAAATCCAGATATCTGGTTAAGGCAAGTTTTTCGGGTTCCCTAAGTTCCATCATTGCTAGTTGCTTCATTCCGAAGTTATAAAAACTAGCTTTATCACTACCAATTTTGCGATCGATCAGACAGATATCTTGAACTTTAGAGTATAAGTTTTCGCCAACAAAAGGTTCTATTCTTCCAGAAGAATAGCCAAATAGAACTTCATATTTAATTGATTCAGTATGAATTGTGATGGATATATTCGCACCTGGATCTGCTCCATACCAAAGAGCGCCTATGCCGTGACTTCTCTCCGAAGAAGCTGCCTCAACACCATTTATGGCACAGTCTCGAATAAACCAGACTGTATCGAGAAATGTTGATTTTCCCGATCCATTTGGCCCAAAGAGAATGTTTAGAGAGTTTGTTGTAATGTCTACATTCTCAAGAGATCGAAAATTTTTAATTTGCAAACGAGTTAATTGATTTGGCACGATCGGCTTTTTTCCTTGAATAAAATAGGGAGGGTATCCAGCCTTAGTCTGTTTCGCTTTGACTGGAGCTACCCCTATAAAATATCAATTTAGCTAACAAGCGATCGCTGATATACTTGCTGCACCACCTTAGCCAAACGGCGAATTCCCTCTTCAATTTCTCCATCGGTAGCAGTCAAACTAATGCGAATACATTCATTTTTATGTTGCCAATCTTCTTGCAAACCGGGGAAGAAAGAACTACCGGGTACGACAATGACACCTACTTTCTTCAATTCTTGATATAACTGCCAATCAGTAATTGGTAAATCTCGTAACCACAACCAAGCAAAAATTGCTCCTTCCCCGTGATGGATGAACCAAGGTAAATCTTTTGGCATCACTTGGTCGAGGGTATTTTCTACTACATCAAATTTTTTCTGGTAGTAGGGGCGAATCACGGTGACGGAAACTTCTGCTAGTTTACCACTGGCGATCGCGCGAGTGGCGATCGCTTGTCCGTACCGGGAAGAATGGATACACATATTTGTCTGGAAACACTCCAGCACTTTGATAATCTTTTCTCCACCAATGGCAACTCCAATTCTTTCTCCCGGTAGTCCTGCTTTTGACAAACTCATGCAGTGAACGACGTTATTGTCAAATATCGGAGTCATTTCCGTAAAATTCAAAGCCGGGAACGGTGGCCCATACGCAGAATCAATTAATACTGGTATATCGTAAGCTGCCGCCAAATCCGCTATTTTCTTGACTTCCTCATCGGTCATCACGTTTCCCGTAGGATTACAGGGACGAGAGAATAAAATACAACCAGTACTCTCGTTAATTTGCAGTTGGCTGAAGTCGGGGCGATATTTAAATCGATGGGCGCTCTCATCGATATCCAAGCGAGGTTTGTAAGCGAGGAGGGATTCCGGGATTAAAGTAACGCCACCATAACCAGTGTAATCCGGGCTGAGGGGAAAAACGATGTGCTTTAATTGACCGCTATTGGTGTATCCGCCAAAAGCATTCGCAGCGTAGAAATAGATACTTTGACTACCAGGAGTAATCAGAATATTGCGATGAGTAAGATTGAGTCCGTAGCGACGATTGAAATCTTTTTCGATCGCATCGATCAGCGGTTCATAACCTTGAGAATCACCGTAGCGACAAACTACATTACCATAATCACGGCTATTCAGCAATTCTTCGGTATATTCACGCCATAATTGTTCTACTTCTGGCAAAATCACCGGATTTCCCGGACTTAAATTAATAAACTCATGCCCAGCGCCTGTTTGCAATGTTTCTTTAATATCTTTCATAATCGCCCGCACACCGCTAAGGCGAGACATTGTATTACCAAATTGAGTTAAAGCAGGATTCATAAAATTTATTTGAGAGGCTAGGGGTTAGGGGCTAGTACAAGACGGCAGAAGTTTTCCACCAGTGGTCACGGCAGGGGGCAGGGGAAATTAAGAATGAAACTGGTGGGTTATTTTTGCCGCGCTGCACTAGGGAAAG
Protein-coding regions in this window:
- a CDS encoding AAA family ATPase, whose product is MPNQLTRLQIKNFRSLENVDITTNSLNILFGPNGSGKSTFLDTVWFIRDCAINGVEAASSERSHGIGALWYGADPGANISITIHTESIKYEVLFGYSSGRIEPFVGENLYSKVQDICLIDRKIGSDKASFYNFGMKQLAMMELREPEKLALTRYLDFETRVSEAYDFDKLLRFVHFYHSRSADLFRLKKNGSDSSYQTWLWERCQNLWSVLRNLQGRRGLDDRYDTILDFMRESFPSFKDIIIDPTGPTTVYGSFLEKGRSQPIQASGVSDGHLQMLIHLTALFAEGANRDSLILFDEPEISLHPWSLAVFAKAVKLATEKWNKQVFIATHSPVLISQFEPENILAAEVDEIGRTVMKRVSEIEGIQDLLEEYATGSLYMAEMIAPQSKHPSKVLN
- a CDS encoding PAS domain S-box protein, producing the protein MQANTNFKLHNNNSEKRMYQSSQEIIEKEGYWLNTLLNAVVDSWIVKDKDGRWVIANDSAQNLFGLQGIDYRGKTDVELAEYGDLNCETFLNSEVSDLAVWQEKKPICNEQEILLADGSNKIFEIKKIPLFSLEGNPQAIVVMLRDITEHKQTQKLIQEYRHYHLEQREDRAVKLELPERQINNQNIELQKQRKKGIASFRMRRLGQKFCCTVFNSNPELQLKKGLIKKIVRSLPVILYFFDLAKQKYIYLNEEIENILGYPTEDIKIFKQNFIQNIIHQEDVPKLGENYRRLAQAVDGEIIQTAYRVRHANGEWRWLGNRERVFSRTAEGLPDLIVGMAEDITEQQAALSDRKQIEQEWNEREERLRNLINSAPFLLWTTDSNGLCNFLNQGWLDFTGRSLEEELGHGWMKNIHSEDVQFYKDTYFSAIANRQCFEIVYRLKRYDGEYRWILDKGTPWFNKTGVFEGYIGSCFDITKQKQAQEALGENEERFRQMAENINEVFWLANAELNQFFYISPACEKIWGINCEKLYENPWLWLENIYAEDRENAIAYINKLLIENEDKHYQQEYRIRRSDGSISWICDRAFPIRDRSGQIYRLAGIAQDITERKLAEEAIRHQTEKERVVAAITQRIRRTLNLEEILNIAVSEVQQLFGCDRILIYRVWPEGTGSVVTEAVVPGREAILGITFPEEVFPRDYHQLYCQGRVRAISDVQNSTIAPCLADFLRELEVKAKLVVPLIHGEELWGLLIAHQCSGPRDWQPFEISLMQQLANQLAIAIQQASLFEQLEMANQELHRLACLDGLTQVANRRSFDEYMQREWRRLCREKAPLALILCDIDYFKNYNDTYGHPAGDECLKKVANAIQKSVKRPADFVARYGGEEFAIVLPNTNAEGAMKVAEKIRSYVTELEIDHGASLVSKYITLSLGVAVTVPTITYSLKQLIYLADLGLYEAKSQGRNRAVLKSS
- the rimM gene encoding ribosome maturation factor RimM (Essential for efficient processing of 16S rRNA), which translates into the protein MKSSDWLEIGTIVAAQGLKGELRVYPDTDFPERFEKPGERWLLRSGEKEPQPVQLLAGRYIPNKGIYAIKLAGIDDRDRAEELRGCKLMVPESDRPQLGEDEYHVRDLVGLKVVNQLTGEMVGVVVDVIPAGNDLLVVSCPAATNDQAKKTDDNKQVLIPFVNAIVPVVDIENGRVEITPPPGLLDI
- a CDS encoding valine--pyruvate transaminase, with translation MNPALTQFGNTMSRLSGVRAIMKDIKETLQTGAGHEFINLSPGNPVILPEVEQLWREYTEELLNSRDYGNVVCRYGDSQGYEPLIDAIEKDFNRRYGLNLTHRNILITPGSQSIYFYAANAFGGYTNSGQLKHIVFPLSPDYTGYGGVTLIPESLLAYKPRLDIDESAHRFKYRPDFSQLQINESTGCILFSRPCNPTGNVMTDEEVKKIADLAAAYDIPVLIDSAYGPPFPALNFTEMTPIFDNNVVHCMSLSKAGLPGERIGVAIGGEKIIKVLECFQTNMCIHSSRYGQAIATRAIASGKLAEVSVTVIRPYYQKKFDVVENTLDQVMPKDLPWFIHHGEGAIFAWLWLRDLPITDWQLYQELKKVGVIVVPGSSFFPGLQEDWQHKNECIRISLTATDGEIEEGIRRLAKVVQQVYQRSLVS